In Xanthomonas sacchari, a genomic segment contains:
- a CDS encoding group III truncated hemoglobin: MQDEIVGMPLPGPDLCSEAEVRALVEAFYRRVRADADLSAVFAAHIEDWDAHQQQLCDFWSAMLRGTRRFRGAPMPRHMAMRELSVLLFQRWLGLFRATTAELPNAPMRLLADAIAQRIAETFWRRHQMRWRPFEPVSPLPSAGCAD; encoded by the coding sequence ATGCAGGACGAGATCGTGGGGATGCCCTTGCCGGGGCCGGACCTGTGCAGCGAGGCCGAGGTGCGGGCCTTGGTGGAGGCGTTCTACCGCCGCGTGCGCGCCGATGCGGATCTGTCGGCGGTGTTCGCCGCGCACATCGAGGACTGGGATGCGCACCAGCAGCAACTGTGCGATTTCTGGTCGGCGATGCTGCGCGGGACGCGACGTTTCCGCGGTGCGCCGATGCCACGGCACATGGCCATGCGCGAACTCAGCGTACTGCTGTTCCAGCGCTGGCTGGGCCTGTTCCGCGCCACCACCGCCGAGCTGCCGAACGCGCCGATGCGGCTGTTGGCCGACGCTATCGCCCAGCGCATCGCCGAGACCTTCTGGCGCCGCCACCAGATGCGCTGGCGGCCGTTCGAGCCGGTGTCGCCGCTGCCGTCGGCCGGGTGCGCGGATTGA
- the hemN gene encoding oxygen-independent coproporphyrinogen III oxidase, whose protein sequence is MDLLSAPDPSAAWTFDADLLRRYDRPGPRYTSYPTAPHFQTGFGPAQLFAAVQASDPRRPLSLYVHVPFCRNPCFYCGCHRVITRDPQRGHAYVQRLLREAAMMAACFEGEREVVQLHLGGGTPNFLAPELLGELVQGLRGLFRFSQAPDREMSIELDPRTVTPQDIAALAALGFNRASLGIQDFDPLVQQAINRRQGVHETLDILRACRVHGLRSVNVDLIYGLPRQTPTGFAQTLETVIAARPDRLAVYGYAHMPQLFKAQRRIAEADLPDAEQKLALLGLAVRRLSAAGYRYIGMDHFALPQDDLARAQRQGGLHRNFMGYTTHADTDLLGLGVSAISRIGASYSQNQRDLPAWEAAVDAGDSPVLRGLHLSADDAVRAELIQQLMCQVRVDVAALARRHGIDFASYFREELRALAPLCADGLADYRDGVVQATARGRPLLRLIAMCFDRYLRQPDQPARYSRAI, encoded by the coding sequence ATGGACCTCCTCTCCGCGCCCGATCCCTCCGCCGCCTGGACCTTCGACGCCGACCTGCTGCGCCGCTACGACCGTCCCGGCCCGCGCTACACCTCGTACCCGACCGCGCCGCATTTCCAGACCGGCTTCGGCCCGGCGCAATTGTTCGCCGCGGTGCAGGCCAGCGATCCGCGGCGGCCGCTGTCGCTGTACGTGCACGTGCCGTTCTGCCGAAATCCGTGCTTCTACTGTGGCTGTCACCGGGTCATTACCCGCGACCCGCAGCGCGGCCACGCCTACGTGCAGCGGCTGCTGCGCGAGGCGGCGATGATGGCCGCCTGTTTCGAAGGCGAGCGCGAGGTCGTGCAACTGCACCTGGGCGGCGGTACGCCCAACTTCCTCGCGCCGGAGCTGTTGGGCGAACTGGTGCAGGGCCTGCGCGGCCTGTTCCGCTTCAGCCAGGCGCCGGACCGCGAGATGTCCATCGAACTGGACCCGCGCACGGTGACGCCGCAGGACATCGCCGCGCTGGCCGCCCTGGGCTTCAACCGCGCCAGCCTCGGCATCCAGGACTTCGACCCGCTGGTGCAGCAGGCGATCAACCGCCGCCAGGGCGTGCACGAGACCCTGGACATCCTGCGCGCCTGCCGCGTGCACGGCCTGCGCTCGGTCAACGTGGACCTGATCTACGGCCTGCCGCGGCAGACCCCGACCGGGTTCGCGCAGACCCTGGAGACGGTGATCGCGGCGCGCCCGGACCGCCTGGCGGTCTACGGCTACGCGCACATGCCGCAGCTGTTCAAGGCGCAGCGGCGCATCGCCGAGGCCGACCTGCCCGACGCCGAACAGAAGCTGGCGCTGCTCGGCCTGGCGGTGCGCAGGCTGTCGGCGGCCGGTTACCGGTACATCGGCATGGACCACTTCGCGCTGCCGCAGGACGACCTGGCGCGCGCGCAGCGGCAGGGCGGCCTGCACCGCAACTTCATGGGCTACACCACCCACGCCGACACCGACCTGCTCGGCCTGGGCGTCAGCGCGATCAGCCGTATCGGCGCCAGCTACAGCCAGAACCAGCGCGACCTGCCTGCCTGGGAAGCGGCGGTGGATGCCGGCGACAGCCCGGTACTGCGCGGCCTGCACCTCAGCGCCGACGACGCCGTGCGCGCCGAGCTGATCCAGCAACTGATGTGCCAGGTGCGGGTGGACGTGGCAGCGCTGGCGCGGCGCCACGGCATCGACTTCGCCAGCTACTTCCGCGAGGAACTGCGCGCGCTGGCGCCGCTGTGCGCGGACGGCCTGGCCGACTACCGCGACGGCGTGGTCCAGGCCACCGCCCGTGGTCGCCCGCTGCTGCGGTTGATCGCCATGTGCTTCGACCGCTACCTGCGCCAGCCCGACCAGCCGGCGCGCTATTCGCGCGCGATCTGA
- a CDS encoding aminotransferase class III-fold pyridoxal phosphate-dependent enzyme — MLADESQYCSYGDTVHYSEPPRIFGRCDGSYLYDTEEVPYLDLQMWYSAVNFGYANPRLNQALTRQIETLPQVASQYLHPTKIELAKTIAVDAERKWGRKGRVHFNVGGAQSVEDSLKLVRNASAGKSLVFAFEGGYHGRTLGASAITSSYRYRRRFGHFDRAQFIEFPYHFRGPKGMSKEEYGEQCVAKFERLFETEYNGVWDPKAGQCEYAAFYVEPIQGTGGYVIPPPNFFTGLKRVLDKYGILLVVDEIQMGFFRTGKLWAIEHFGVTPDVLVFGKALTNGLNPLAGIWAREELINPTVFPPGSTHSTFASNPLGTAVGLETMRMLAETDYESMVMAKGAHFLDGLRDLQKRHPEIGDVDGLGLALRAEICQADGFTPNRKLLDTMVDMGLEGELRHNGKRIGLILDVGGYYKNVITLAPSLHISHEEIDLGLSLLDQLLTRAKQVA, encoded by the coding sequence ATGCTGGCCGACGAGTCCCAGTACTGCTCCTACGGCGACACCGTGCACTACAGCGAGCCGCCGCGCATCTTCGGCCGTTGCGACGGCAGCTACCTGTACGACACCGAAGAGGTGCCGTACCTGGACCTGCAGATGTGGTACTCGGCGGTCAACTTCGGCTACGCCAATCCGCGCCTGAACCAGGCGCTGACCCGCCAGATCGAGACCCTGCCGCAGGTCGCCAGCCAGTACCTGCACCCGACCAAGATCGAGCTGGCCAAGACCATCGCGGTCGACGCCGAGCGCAAGTGGGGCCGCAAGGGCCGCGTGCACTTCAACGTCGGCGGCGCGCAGTCGGTGGAAGACTCGCTGAAGCTGGTGCGCAACGCCAGCGCCGGCAAGAGCCTGGTGTTCGCCTTCGAAGGCGGCTACCACGGCCGCACCCTCGGCGCCTCGGCGATCACCTCGTCGTACCGCTACCGCCGACGCTTCGGCCATTTCGACCGCGCCCAGTTCATCGAATTCCCGTACCACTTCCGCGGCCCCAAGGGCATGTCCAAGGAAGAGTACGGCGAGCAGTGCGTGGCCAAGTTCGAGCGCCTGTTCGAGACCGAGTACAACGGCGTGTGGGATCCCAAGGCCGGGCAGTGCGAGTACGCGGCGTTCTACGTCGAGCCGATCCAGGGCACCGGCGGCTACGTGATCCCGCCGCCGAACTTCTTCACCGGTCTGAAGCGGGTGCTGGACAAGTACGGCATCCTGCTGGTGGTCGACGAAATCCAGATGGGCTTCTTCCGCACCGGCAAGCTGTGGGCGATCGAGCATTTCGGCGTGACCCCGGACGTGCTGGTGTTCGGCAAGGCGCTGACCAACGGCCTCAATCCGCTGGCCGGCATCTGGGCGCGCGAGGAACTGATCAACCCGACCGTGTTCCCGCCGGGTTCGACCCACTCCACCTTCGCCTCCAATCCGCTGGGCACCGCGGTCGGCCTGGAGACCATGCGCATGCTGGCCGAGACCGACTACGAGTCCATGGTGATGGCCAAGGGCGCGCACTTCCTGGACGGCCTGCGCGATCTGCAGAAGCGCCATCCGGAAATCGGCGACGTCGACGGCCTGGGCCTGGCCCTGCGCGCGGAAATCTGCCAGGCGGACGGCTTCACGCCGAACCGCAAGCTGCTCGACACCATGGTCGACATGGGCCTGGAAGGCGAGTTGCGCCACAACGGCAAGCGCATCGGCCTGATCCTGGACGTGGGCGGTTACTACAAGAACGTGATCACCCTGGCGCCGTCGCTGCACATCAGCCATGAAGAGATCGACCTGGGCCTGTCCTTGCTGGACCAGTTGCTGACCCGCGCCAAGCAGGTCGCATGA
- a CDS encoding MtnX-like HAD-IB family phosphatase has protein sequence MRAQWNILCDFDGTVSLQDVTDSLLEHLGRPGWQALEDDWVAGRIGARECMSKQVALLDGDVDALHRVLDAVRIDPAFVRFVAQAERLGIPLSIVSDGLDYGIARILARHGLHHLPIIANRLLRTDAGQWRMASPHARPDCPSGTCKCAVMAQQPPERATLLIGDGRSDFCLAGKADLVFAKDGLLRHCRANGIAHCAITGFDDAIALLPDLAVPATAAVSFPLPVTQRA, from the coding sequence TTGCGCGCCCAATGGAACATTCTTTGCGATTTTGACGGTACCGTGTCCCTGCAGGACGTGACCGACAGCCTGCTCGAGCACCTCGGGCGCCCCGGTTGGCAGGCGCTGGAGGACGACTGGGTCGCCGGTCGGATCGGCGCCCGCGAGTGCATGAGCAAGCAGGTCGCGCTGCTCGACGGCGACGTCGATGCGCTGCACCGGGTGCTGGATGCGGTGCGGATCGATCCGGCCTTCGTGCGCTTCGTGGCGCAGGCCGAGCGCCTGGGCATCCCGCTGAGCATCGTCAGCGACGGCCTGGACTACGGCATCGCCCGGATCCTGGCCCGCCACGGCCTGCACCATCTGCCGATCATCGCCAACCGCCTGCTGCGCACCGACGCCGGGCAGTGGCGCATGGCCTCGCCGCATGCGCGGCCGGACTGCCCCAGCGGCACCTGCAAGTGCGCGGTCATGGCGCAGCAGCCGCCCGAGCGCGCGACCTTGCTGATCGGCGACGGCCGCTCCGATTTCTGCCTGGCCGGCAAGGCCGACCTGGTGTTCGCCAAGGACGGTCTGCTGCGCCATTGCCGCGCCAACGGGATCGCCCATTGCGCGATCACCGGTTTCGACGACGCCATCGCCCTGCTGCCCGACCTGGCCGTGCCGGCCACGGCCGCCGTGTCCTTCCCGCTTCCCGTCACCCAACGAGCCTGA
- a CDS encoding MDR family oxidoreductase, whose product MFNAILIDKDDAGYRAALQPLDEAALPPGAVTVEVAYSTLNFKDALAITGQGGGVVRRFPMVPGIDLAGTVLHSDDPAYRAGDAVLLNGWGVGEKHWGGLAQRARVDGDWLIPLPQALSARQAMAIGTAGYTAMLCLLALERHGLRPEHGEVLVTGANGGVGSFAISLLARRGYRVIASTGRPQEAEYLKALGAQEIVDRATLSHPGKPLQAERWAAAIDSVGSHTLANVCAGTRADGAVAACGLAQGMEFPATVAPFILRGVSLLGINSVTRPRHERIEAWSRLAKDLDLSQLDAITRDIGLGEAIGAARDLLDGKVRGRLVVDVNR is encoded by the coding sequence ATGTTCAACGCCATCCTCATCGACAAGGACGATGCCGGCTATCGCGCCGCACTGCAGCCGCTGGATGAAGCGGCCCTGCCGCCGGGTGCGGTCACCGTCGAGGTCGCGTACAGCACGCTCAACTTCAAGGATGCATTGGCCATCACCGGCCAAGGGGGCGGCGTCGTGCGCCGCTTCCCGATGGTGCCGGGCATCGACCTGGCCGGCACCGTGCTGCACAGCGACGATCCGGCCTACCGCGCCGGCGATGCGGTGCTGCTCAACGGCTGGGGCGTGGGCGAGAAGCACTGGGGCGGCCTGGCCCAGCGCGCACGCGTGGACGGCGATTGGTTGATTCCCTTGCCGCAGGCACTGAGTGCCCGCCAGGCGATGGCGATCGGGACGGCCGGCTACACGGCCATGCTGTGCCTGCTCGCATTGGAGCGCCACGGCCTGCGTCCCGAGCATGGCGAGGTGCTGGTCACCGGCGCCAACGGCGGCGTCGGCAGCTTCGCCATTTCCCTGCTGGCGCGCCGCGGTTACCGTGTGATCGCCTCCACCGGCCGTCCGCAGGAAGCGGAGTATCTGAAGGCGCTTGGCGCGCAGGAGATCGTCGACCGCGCGACGCTGTCGCACCCAGGCAAGCCGTTGCAGGCCGAGCGCTGGGCCGCAGCGATCGATTCGGTCGGAAGCCACACCCTGGCCAACGTATGCGCCGGTACGCGCGCCGATGGCGCAGTGGCGGCATGCGGTCTGGCGCAGGGCATGGAATTTCCCGCCACCGTCGCGCCCTTTATCCTGCGCGGGGTCAGCCTGCTCGGGATCAACAGCGTCACCCGTCCCAGGCACGAGCGCATCGAGGCATGGTCGCGGCTGGCGAAGGATCTGGACCTGTCACAGCTCGACGCCATCACCCGCGACATCGGCCTGGGTGAGGCCATCGGCGCGGCACGCGATCTGCTCGACGGCAAGGTGCGCGGACGCTTGGTGGTGGACGTCAATCGCTGA
- a CDS encoding 4Fe-4S dicluster domain-containing protein — translation MPRPIPLRLITGPAAEASPAPPQRYTQVRRVVLWLLFAAFYLLPWLRWQGRQALLLDLPARRFDLFGRTLWPHDVGWLLLALAAAAAILALLTTLTGRLWCGLACPQTVWSHAFAWIERRFADWPAAARHLLWATVALWTGVSFVGYFVPIADLVARLHPFAWSGWETFWVLFYALATWGNAGFLRNQACRYFCPYARLQPLLCDRDTPLVGYDAMRGEPRGARACGLGSVAQRRRRLLDPVTARDYALRASIAQLAGQGGSRGEALAAYAGTLPKFSAEQLGDCVACDACLQACPAGIDPRNGAHYACTACGACIDACDRSMDRHGFARGLLRRAGANAIDRQPRRGWRRPRLLGGAAMLLAALLAWWWLAA, via the coding sequence CTGCCCCGCCCGATCCCCCTGCGCCTGATCACCGGTCCTGCCGCGGAGGCGAGCCCGGCACCGCCGCAGCGCTACACGCAAGTGCGGCGTGTCGTGCTGTGGCTGCTGTTCGCCGCCTTCTACCTGCTGCCGTGGCTGCGCTGGCAGGGCCGGCAGGCCCTGCTGCTGGATCTGCCGGCGCGGCGCTTCGACCTGTTCGGCCGGACCCTGTGGCCGCACGACGTCGGCTGGCTGCTGCTGGCGCTGGCCGCCGCCGCCGCGATCCTGGCGCTGCTGACCACCCTGACCGGGCGCCTGTGGTGCGGCCTGGCCTGCCCACAGACGGTGTGGAGCCATGCCTTCGCCTGGATCGAGCGTCGCTTCGCCGACTGGCCCGCCGCGGCGCGGCATCTGTTGTGGGCAACGGTGGCGCTGTGGACCGGAGTCAGCTTCGTCGGCTACTTCGTGCCGATCGCCGACCTGGTCGCGCGCCTGCATCCGTTCGCCTGGAGCGGCTGGGAGACGTTCTGGGTGCTGTTCTACGCACTGGCCACCTGGGGCAATGCCGGCTTCCTGCGCAACCAGGCCTGCCGCTACTTCTGCCCCTACGCGCGCCTGCAACCGCTGCTGTGCGACCGCGACACGCCGCTGGTCGGCTACGACGCGATGCGCGGCGAACCGCGCGGCGCCCGCGCATGCGGCCTGGGCAGCGTCGCCCAGCGCCGGCGGCGCCTGCTCGACCCCGTCACCGCCCGCGACTATGCCCTGCGCGCCAGCATCGCCCAGCTCGCCGGCCAGGGCGGCAGCCGCGGTGAGGCCCTGGCCGCGTATGCGGGCACCCTGCCCAAGTTCAGTGCCGAGCAACTCGGCGACTGCGTGGCCTGCGACGCCTGCCTGCAGGCCTGCCCGGCCGGCATCGATCCGCGCAACGGCGCGCACTACGCCTGCACCGCCTGCGGCGCCTGCATCGACGCCTGCGACCGCAGCATGGATCGCCATGGGTTCGCACGCGGTCTGCTGCGCCGGGCCGGCGCCAATGCCATCGACCGCCAGCCACGGCGCGGTTGGCGGCGGCCGCGGCTGCTGGGCGGCGCGGCGATGCTGCTGGCGGCGCTGCTGGCGTGGTGGTGGCTGGCGGCGTGA
- a CDS encoding TetR family transcriptional regulator C-terminal domain-containing protein, with amino-acid sequence MQPRRGRPPRSERALQDTRDLLLRAGMEVLTSQGYAATGIDAVLSRVKVPKGSFYHYFSSKNAFGLAVLEAYDAYFLRKLDRHLQADEVPALQRLQSFVEDAQEGMERFEFQRGCLVGNLAQEVTTLPGDFRARLDAVLLGWQQRVADCLRSAQAEGVLAAHADADALAAYFWIGWEGAVLRARLACSVAPMQVFAQGYFACLPR; translated from the coding sequence GTGCAGCCTCGCCGCGGGCGGCCGCCACGGTCGGAACGCGCGCTGCAGGACACGCGCGACCTGCTGTTGCGCGCCGGTATGGAAGTGCTGACCAGCCAGGGTTATGCAGCCACCGGGATCGACGCCGTGCTGTCCCGCGTCAAGGTGCCGAAGGGATCGTTCTATCACTACTTCAGCAGCAAGAACGCGTTCGGCCTAGCGGTGCTCGAGGCGTACGACGCCTATTTCCTGCGCAAGCTCGATCGTCATCTGCAAGCCGACGAGGTGCCTGCCTTGCAGCGTCTGCAAAGCTTCGTCGAGGACGCCCAGGAGGGCATGGAACGCTTCGAGTTCCAGCGTGGCTGCCTGGTCGGCAACCTCGCTCAGGAAGTGACGACGCTGCCCGGCGACTTCCGCGCGCGTCTGGATGCCGTGCTGCTGGGCTGGCAGCAGCGGGTGGCCGACTGTCTGCGTTCGGCGCAGGCGGAGGGCGTGCTGGCCGCGCATGCCGACGCCGATGCCCTTGCCGCGTATTTCTGGATCGGCTGGGAGGGCGCGGTGCTGCGTGCACGGCTGGCGTGCAGCGTCGCGCCGATGCAGGTATTCGCACAGGGCTACTTCGCCTGCCTGCCGCGTTAG